DNA sequence from the Sulfurimonas sediminis genome:
CATAGTTTTGCTCAAGCATGCCACAGACAATGCAGACGCACAATCTTTTTACACCTTTTTACTCTCACAACAGGCAAAAGAGATTTTCAAAGCCTACGGATACAGTGTACAATGAGTACAATTACAGCAAAAGTAGCAGCAATCCAAACAGTACAAAACTTACATGTAGTACACTTTACATGTAATGAGAGCACTCTGGGTATGATGAGCCTTGAATTACCAAAAGCACTCACACGCAACACAGAAGTTCTCCTTACATGTAAACCCACAGCCATCGCCATCGCAAAAAATCTCCAGGGAGAGTTGAGCCATGCAAACCAGTTACATGTAATGGTACACTCCATTGAAGTCGGAGAGCTCTTGTCTGTTGTAGTGTTACAATTTCATGACGATATTTTAGAATCCATCATCACAAGTGATTCTTTGAAAAGAATGCAGTTACATGTAGGGGAATCTGTCATCGCTCTGATAAAATCAAGTGATCTGTCACTCAAGGAGATACTCTCATGAGTTTTGAGCCCTTTATAC
Encoded proteins:
- a CDS encoding TOBE domain-containing protein — its product is MSTITAKVAAIQTVQNLHVVHFTCNESTLGMMSLELPKALTRNTEVLLTCKPTAIAIAKNLQGELSHANQLHVMVHSIEVGELLSVVVLQFHDDILESIITSDSLKRMQLHVGESVIALIKSSDLSLKEILS